Genomic window (Culex pipiens pallens isolate TS chromosome 3, TS_CPP_V2, whole genome shotgun sequence):
ggaaatctcaaaaatctcaaataaaatataaattattaaattctaaaattctataattcttaaattcttcaattcttaaattcttaaattcttaaattcttaaattctcaaattcttaaattcttaaattcttaaattcttaaattcttaaattcttaaattcttaaattcttaaattcttaaattcttaaattcttaaattcttaaattcttaaattcttaaattcttaaattcttaaattcttaaattcttaaattcttaaattcttaaattcttaaattcttaaattcttaaattcttaaattcttaaattcttaaattcttaaattcttaaattcttaaattcttaaattcttaaattcttaaattcttaaattcttaaattcttaaattcttaaattcttaaattcttaaattcttaaattcttaaattcttaaattcttaaattcttaaattcttaaattcttaaattcttaaattcttaaattcttaaattcttaaattcttaaattcttaaattcttaaattcttaaattcttaaattcttaaattcttaaattcttaaattcttaaattcttaaattcttaaattcttaaattcttaaattcttaaattcttaaattcttaaattcttaaattcttaaattcttaaattcttaaattcttaaattcttaaattcttaaattcttaaattcttaaattcttaaattcttaaattcttaaattcttaaattcttaaattcttaaattcttaaattcttaaattcttaaattcttaaattcttaaattcttaaattcttaaattcttaaattcttaaattcttaaattcttaaattcttaaattcttaaattcttaaattcttaaattcttaaattcttaaattcttaaattcttaaattcttaaattcttaaattcttaaattcttaaattcttaaattcttaaattcttaaattcttaaattcttaaattcttaaattcttaaattcttaaattcttaaattcttaaattcttaaattcttaaattcttaaattcttaaattcttaaattcttaaattcttaaattcttaaattcttaaattcttaaattcttaaattcttaaattcttaaattcttaaattcttaaattcttaaattcttaaattcttaaattcttaaatttttaaattcttaaatttttagaagaaaatatttcaaatatatttagtgaggaatttggaatacaatatgaattaaaattcataggttttgaatttttagaatttcgaaatctaatatttaatcatattaaaattgtagattttgttttttttgagcttatatttttaaagttaaatttcatttattagatttttaaatattgtttatattggtttataattttctattttgtttatattggtcaaaattattgtagtgtccctctgatttgcaaaaagacACTTTTCTTGATGTCTCTTGAGGcattttttaaaaggattttttgcttCATTCcattttgggtatcaaaagatcggaaattttatgtccTTTTCGATGgcaattccaacgaaaaatcaatTCTATTGATACACAGACCCTCAAAACGATATTATATCTACtccaaataaacatttttcgcaattctatggtaatacaTAAGGGTagagataaattaaaaaaaatgcaaaattaatttaGATAAGTTCtacatagaatttccagagttattttaactcTTTTACAaaatagttagtaaactttataattaatccgaattttttttaatttgtcaagGATGGCTATTTGGAGTTGAgacactggatttatggtgatttgtcaacaaataactgtatttatgtatttttttcgaaaggtgtacaaacttttgttgcaccttttttgattttcgtaatagtatttgttatagaactttATATAGgaatcatcttttgatgagctttttgtagcaaataaatactttgtttacatactgtataatcataaggctggtacaaacatttttaaaagtttttgtcccctaaaacatctctaacaaatctcgaaaatcaaaagctacgtattttgggaaattgagtttttgtgaaaaaaagttgattgaaaaatctgcaatttttttttcgtgtacctattttttctcaacagtcctcaacaatacttacaactttgccgaaggcaaattttttttcagaaaattcactcaattaCACTCAGTtaaagctgtttgaatattttcttaccattttttatggacagcagccaaaattgtatggagacttgtatgggtgaaccaatgacacaaaatagcttctttggtccccacaaagtttaagccaaataaaaaaatacaaataaaaccatttccggttttggtaaagaattgctcatgtttgggatgattaaaaaatatcgtgaattttgaaaattttcaatttacggaaccgcaaaaacctttttttgctcaaattttggttttcgtcaaatctagcattttttaaaactaatgattgaaaacCAACTGAACTagagtaaaatgcatttatgAGGAACTTTGATTTGCATAAGAATGTAACCATTTCGAACTACAATTCAATTACTTTTTTACTTACATAGAGTAATTTCCTTTCTTTAAGCAGAAATATTTCTTTGTGAATTAAATTCTTTAGAATCATGACCcagaaaattattgttaaaactttgttattttttcaggtTTGTTTACAGCCATCGGTATCTCATTGAACGTTGGTGAATGGCGGCTATTTATTGACGGTTCGTCAACATCGATAAAAGTTGTTCTCCTTCATAACAGAACGGGAAAAGAAAGGCTTCCGTCGCTTCCAATAGCTTATTCGAAGCTTTTAAAAGAAAGCTTCGAATGTACGAAGTTAATTTTGGAGCTGATTAAGTATGAAAACTACAAATGGGAAGTTATAGGCGACTTCAAAATGGTGTCCTTTTTGATGGGGTTGCAGGGTGGTTACACCAAGTTTCCCTGCCATCTATGCCTTTTCGATAGCAGGAATGATGATCTGCACTACAAAATTCGTGACTGGCCAGCTCGGAAAGAGTTTACTATTGGAATAAACAACGTGAAGTGGGCTCCGTTGGTTCAACAGGAAAACATACTTATGCCGCCCTTACACATCAAACTAGGGCTTATGAAGCAGTTTGTGAAGGCGCTACCTGCCAACTCAGAACCgttcaagtttttgaaaaacatgtttccaCGATTGACGGAGGGAAAAATTACAGCGGGTGTTTTTACAGGACCCCAAATCAGGGCTGTTTTTTCGAaagatgaatttaaaaaaatgctaaacatGGACCAGAAAAACGCGTGGACAAGTTTTCAGGCTGTCGTGGATGGGTTTCTAGGAGGGAAAAGGGACCCTAATTATAAACAATTGGTCGAAACCATGTTGAGAAACTTCAACAAGATGGGGTGTAGAATGTCGCACAAGTTGCACATTCTACACTCCCACCtagaagtttttaaagaaaactcaGGTAGATATTCTGAAGAACAGGGGGAATACTTCcaccaagaaataaaaaaaattgaagaacgaTATAAAGGCCAGAATAACCCAATAAGTATGATAGGAGATTACGTTTGGAGTTTGACAAGAACAACTAATGAATGTTACAAGCGGCAATCTGGACCTAGTTCCGTTTTTGTAAGCCCTTGATTTTTATGTGTCGATTTAAATGTtcgtattgttttcaaaatgtattctTTTTCATTTGATGtattccacatttttttctttttatatatTCTACCATTTTAAGTCAACTGCCAATAATAAAAGTAAGAACATGATGTCAATAATAAACCTTTGCTTGAATGAAATTAAATATAACATAACAtctcatttttttcttatattaaACTAGAATGTCAGTTAGCAAGAACAAAGAAGCATACACATACCGATGCCTTTATGCTCTCTTGTATTAaacttgctgggattcctaccTGGATAGAACAAGAGTGCACAAAGGCATCGatagaaaaatgtttgcaaagtATTAACCTTCCTAcagtaaatctaaaaaaaattcgctATGCCCATTGCttagaactttttttaaactgaaacgtatgtttaaccctttcaggcctgaataaaaaaaatgggaaattaaaatatggaaaaaaggaaattataggctagtttaggaaattttgatttttgggtcatatatgacccatgaggcctgaaagggttaattcATTTACACAAGATTAAAGAAATACGGTATGAGGCATCGGTATGAGTCCTCTAGTTCCTTGATTCGCCAAGGTTTTAAAAACATCGTTTCTATTTTAAACCTTCttgaaaaattggaattttGATAATGTTGTCCAATTGTTTtctggtttcctgatccggagTGACCGGAACCCGTTACCAATGGTCATATTTTTATGGCCATATTTTTAATCCCGTTTGACACTTAGCCACATTTctaataattaatttaattaagttcAGGTTTTATTCCAGaaaccttaaaaatattttaatttaaatatgctATAAAAATGTATACAAATTTCAAGTATCCACTGGTACGGAACATTGAGAACAGGTGCctgttggccacttggccacatttcttgTTCTGATTTAAATTCATTCAGACTTTTTCcaggatttttgatttttttataacataaataaaaacttcaaaaactggttccctgatccggaacattcgaAACGGGTTCTTTTTGGCCACTTGGCACATCtcttattctgattttaaattaattctgattttttccaagaaatttgaaattttatacataaaacaaatgctttgcaaaaatattcaactttccactggttccatgatccggaacattctgaacaggttcccgttggccacttggcaacatttctaattctaatttaaataaattcagattttatccagaaatcaaaaaacaatcttaataaaaaaaaaagctttaaagaatttattgaaatttcaaaattccactggttccctgatccggaacattcagagcaggttcccgttggccacttggcaacatttcTATTTCTGATTTGAAatgatttcagatttttttacaggaatctttaaaaatttcatgaatggacatatgctttataaaattaataaaaatgtcaagtgtccactgattccgtgatccggaacattcagaacaggttcccgttggccacttggccatgtgTTAGTGGTCAGAAAATATAAAGTAGCAAAGAATGCTTCAACacaacttttttctaaaattgtctGACATattggaattgtgaaaatatcgcctaatttttttttagtttctggaTCCGGATTGGCCGGGACCGGTTCTCTATGGCCACATTTGCAATGATACATCTCAAAACATGCTGGGACCAACAATTTcttagtttgtatggattgtTTCATGCTGTAGTGTGTTTTCTTCGCAttaagggcaaaaaaatattttttttttgaagtttctgcacagttttggccaatattccggatttcctccggaaccggttacgggaaccggccaatgggaccaaattttaagtttttctaacaatttaccgtcgaatgacaccggaagcatccaaaaagacctaattgatcagaagttacagagaaaacaaaataaaaaatatttgttcgacggggggtgattcatatgcaaaacttctgcattgaatatctcgagttaggataacaataaaaatatgcgccaggttgcattgtgtTCGGGAAGCCAATCCCTAGaggagctttttttttcgtgctgccaaaaaataaaaaaaatattttgttacgctgtTGTTAATTGTTCAAAGTATTTCAAGCAGGAGATTTTACAAAACTTAATCTACTCAATAAGAATGAGTTCCGATCGAAAAAcggaatttagtttttgaacagaaaaatgcatttaacatcggcccagttgttttgcaaatatttttcaaagtttatgttgccccccccccccccttctaagttggcctgaataatcagggggcaaaaaaaaatatttttttcgaaaaacttcaaaattttaatgaaaattaaagtttaatcaactgaaaaccagttaaaatgcattttctcgcgtttaaaatcatatttagcatgtttgaactcctttgaaaacattttaaattttcatgaattaccaatgtacagtcccacgaaaagttttttttttgcgaaaaaaaaaattccgtcaatacctcgattttttcaaaacaaatgattggaaagcaactgtacgcctgtaaaatgcattttaaaacacttttttcatccaaatgttgaaacctagggtgataatttgatttttttatttttttgccccccctcccccctcgactttggttagAGCCGAGCCGAGCCTcactagttttcaaaatatctaagtattgacgattttttttactgaaaaagaaaactttttgcaGAATTATACaccggaatttcacaaaaatcaaattagttTTGATCGACCCAGTTCACAAGATTTCTATTTCcattataattttgaagtttatgataaaatatattttacccctaatttttcggaccgattttgaagaaaagggggggggggcaacaaAAACTATGAACAAAATTTGTAACGGCCTAAATATTTACATAATAACATGCAACTAAGCATCAAGTTTTGTAATGAttcatttgacttaataaataaaaatttcacacTTTAATTCCTAATATAACCAGACAAACTATAAAATAACAGTGCTTTGATATTCATTATAGAACTTTTACACATTTCAGAGATTGtactgaaaagtattacttttcgccATTGTTTTAGGTTTTATAAATGACAAAATAAATGGAAGGCACACTTATTTCGAAACCTTTAAGTTTAACTTTGATGGTGTCTTATTCacttttggattatttttttaaatttagctagaaattcaaataacttttgaaaaattaaaaaaatgtcagaattcttaaaaactgacaaatattacaaaaaccAATATTGGATCATGAATAATCAAGTAAGattcaataataaaatttctcaatttatAAGAATTGAACAAATTCAAgacttgtcattattaacaatcacaatgagtttgtttttttttctgaaatattgaacgaattaaaaaatactgatAGATTTGAGAAAGACTGCAATGGTTTCAGCTGATCTGAATGCAccaacctaataaaaataactcGAAACGTTGTAAGGCACTTCTGCCATCCACGGGGGGTGGGGCTGGTAGTAAATACTAGGCACCACAGCTAGGGTGAATGTGAGCTCAGCCGCGCCGTGGGACTTGCAGATGGATGGTGCAAAACTCGCAACAAGATAGAGCGCtcatgtcacaaaagtttttcctCGCAGATGTTCCCACTTTTCATATGCTGGGTAATTGGGGTGGAACAATcattacttgttttttttttttttttttttttttttttttgttgggcaaATGTTATCACAACATTTAACtgagtctttaa
Coding sequences:
- the LOC120421613 gene encoding uncharacterized protein LOC120421613 isoform X5, with amino-acid sequence MNFYPSGLFTAIGISLNVGEWRLFIDGSSTSIKVVLLHNRTGKERLPSLPIAYSKLLKESFECTKLILELIKYENYKWEVIGDFKMVSFLMGLQGGYTKFPCHLCLFDSRNDDLHYKIRDWPARKEFTIGINNVKWAPLVQQENILMPPLHIKLGLMKQFVKALPANSEPFKFLKNMFPRLTEGKITAGVFTGPQIRAVFSKDEFKKMLNMDQKNAWTSFQAVVDGFLGGKRDPNYKQLVETMLRNFNKMGCRMSHKLHILHSHLEVFKENSGRYSEEQGEYFHQEIKKIEERYKGQNNPISMIGDYVWSLTRTTNECYKRQSGPSSVFVSP
- the LOC120421613 gene encoding uncharacterized protein LOC120421613 isoform X2 yields the protein MNFYPSGENVDHQKNAHGANAVGKRAVEVAGNDNGDHQHSHSPDNFCYVCGEYISVSARKYPMIKATKVYLAYEACLKTEITNLNESWVPHYVCAVCYTELIACHKNSQQFKYISPRIWRKPVDVSECYFCLSQIRPGISKNEYPVASSSEPPIEFNSMQKKADCPADNLEVPSFASLITASSISVPHSEYQPEEEPDDTPHFPNQKEIDDLIKDLGLGKSKAELLTSRLKEWKIVDKSVKITAQRKRDEAYSRFYTYDEAVCYCKDIPGLFTAIGISLNVGEWRLFIDGSSTSIKVVLLHNRTGKERLPSLPIAYSKLLKESFECTKLILELIKYENYKWEVIGDFKMVSFLMGLQGGYTKFPCHLCLFDSRNDDLHYKIRDWPARKEFTIGINNVKWAPLVQQENILMPPLHIKLGLMKQFVKALPANSEPFKFLKNMFPRLTEGKITAGVFTGPQIRAVFSKDEFKKMLNMDQKNAWTSFQAVVDGFLGGKRDPNYKQLVETMLRNFNKMGCRMSHKLHILHSHLEVFKENSGRYSEEQGEYFHQEIKKIEERYKGQNNPISMIGDYVWSLTRTTNECYKRQSGPSSVFVSP
- the LOC120421613 gene encoding uncharacterized protein LOC120421613 isoform X3 produces the protein MSTKDCIRSPEHFCFVCGQFISRRGKKYDISTNDRLRKAYEQFFGLKVVNLGEPWMPNNVCLSCEIALSKSVQNRSLGPKFYRPRIWSQPKEHPGDCFFCLAVIKRGIEENYLPNLPSSEAVKYRETNEDSTAGPSGAQGGNNADCGQIAVERPGDATAGPSGAQGGNNANRGQIAVERPGELDGTDTTERNDGSSSSISVLGLFTAIGISLNVGEWRLFIDGSSTSIKVVLLHNRTGKERLPSLPIAYSKLLKESFECTKLILELIKYENYKWEVIGDFKMVSFLMGLQGGYTKFPCHLCLFDSRNDDLHYKIRDWPARKEFTIGINNVKWAPLVQQENILMPPLHIKLGLMKQFVKALPANSEPFKFLKNMFPRLTEGKITAGVFTGPQIRAVFSKDEFKKMLNMDQKNAWTSFQAVVDGFLGGKRDPNYKQLVETMLRNFNKMGCRMSHKLHILHSHLEVFKENSGRYSEEQGEYFHQEIKKIEERYKGQNNPISMIGDYVWSLTRTTNECYKRQSGPSSVFVSP
- the LOC120421613 gene encoding uncharacterized protein LOC120421613 isoform X4; amino-acid sequence: MIKATKVYLAYEACLKTEITNLNESWVPHYVCAVCYTELIACHKNSQQFKYISPRIWRKPVDVSECYFCLSQIRPGISKNEYPVASSSEPPIEFNSMQKKADCPADNLEVPSFASLITASSISVPHSEYQPEEEPDDTPHFPNQKEIDDLIKDLGLGKSKAELLTSRLKEWKIVDKSVKITAQRKRDEAYSRFYTYDEAVCYCKDIPGLFTAIGISLNVGEWRLFIDGSSTSIKVVLLHNRTGKERLPSLPIAYSKLLKESFECTKLILELIKYENYKWEVIGDFKMVSFLMGLQGGYTKFPCHLCLFDSRNDDLHYKIRDWPARKEFTIGINNVKWAPLVQQENILMPPLHIKLGLMKQFVKALPANSEPFKFLKNMFPRLTEGKITAGVFTGPQIRAVFSKDEFKKMLNMDQKNAWTSFQAVVDGFLGGKRDPNYKQLVETMLRNFNKMGCRMSHKLHILHSHLEVFKENSGRYSEEQGEYFHQEIKKIEERYKGQNNPISMIGDYVWSLTRTTNECYKRQSGPSSVFVSP